In one Mucilaginibacter ginsenosidivorax genomic region, the following are encoded:
- a CDS encoding winged helix-turn-helix transcriptional regulator, with protein sequence MTQIKETSTIQENKQAAFKECPVTYVMERIGGYWKPIIVFHLLNGSKRYSELKKAIPTITEKMLIQHLKQLEADKLVIREAKPVVPPYVTYSLSRTGEGLRPVMHAMASWAIEDSEANGTAIYKNMGSFPEMPETAKWAI encoded by the coding sequence ATGACCCAGATAAAAGAAACATCTACCATACAGGAAAACAAGCAGGCCGCATTTAAGGAGTGCCCTGTAACCTACGTGATGGAGCGTATAGGCGGCTATTGGAAACCAATTATAGTGTTTCACCTGCTAAACGGCAGCAAGCGCTACAGCGAATTAAAAAAGGCAATACCTACCATAACGGAAAAAATGCTCATCCAGCACCTAAAGCAGTTGGAAGCCGATAAACTGGTTATCAGGGAAGCAAAACCAGTGGTGCCGCCATATGTAACCTATAGCCTGAGCAGAACAGGTGAAGGTTTAAGGCCGGTAATGCATGCCATGGCAAGTTGGGCAATTGAAGACAGCGAAGCTAACGGTACGGCTATTTATAAAAACATGGGCAGTTTCCCGGAGATGCCGGAAACTGCAAAATGGGCGATATAA
- a CDS encoding QcrA and Rieske domain-containing protein, producing MHRRKFIKQSCSLCVAVGAGMIAGSISGCATLPVYKTGVANNAVSVPVAIFGTTNFQLIQPKNLYYNIGLKKEADGSYTALLLKCTHADNQLMPTGNGYKCDLHGSAFNGEGKVITGPAERPLKKYKTEIQSDQIIIHLI from the coding sequence ATGCACAGAAGAAAATTCATTAAACAGTCGTGCTCGTTGTGTGTAGCTGTTGGCGCCGGTATGATAGCCGGATCTATATCTGGTTGTGCTACTTTACCTGTTTACAAAACAGGTGTAGCCAATAATGCGGTAAGCGTACCTGTTGCCATTTTTGGCACAACCAATTTCCAGCTTATTCAACCTAAAAACCTGTATTATAATATCGGCCTGAAAAAGGAGGCCGATGGCAGTTATACCGCTTTGCTTTTAAAATGTACCCATGCCGATAACCAGTTAATGCCTACCGGTAACGGCTATAAATGCGATTTGCATGGCAGCGCTTTTAATGGTGAAGGTAAAGTAATTACCGGCCCTGCCGAGCGGCCGTTAAAAAAGTACAAAACAGAAATACAATCAGATCAAATAATCATCCATCTAATTTAA
- a CDS encoding hybrid sensor histidine kinase/response regulator, with the protein MTPVNILIVDDREENIIALEALLKRDDIRIFSTTSPNEALKIAWETQIAIALVDVQMPEMDGFELVEMLKSNPRTRDIMVIFVTAISKETKYAVKGLGTGAVDYLYKPLDPYITSAKVDSFVHLARAQAEIKIKNQELQNYSIVVKNSADIICSVDAQTLRIDNINPAVESILGFKPTELLGKSIVNLAITEHQPAFRKKLGEIIKDNLPFAVFEGRFERFDKRVIWGECRASYHNKMIFINISDISPQKSYQEQLIKSKDQAEYTKKVKETFLANMSHELRTPVNGIIGITTMLLKTNVDEQQRGMLDLLETSSKSLLGVINDVLDISKIEAGKFNIIRTANNVHDIIKSVFDLLKFRADEKDIEFFLEIDPELPPYMMVDSLRLNQILMNLLSNAIKFTERGYVKLKVSVIQKHADKVRVKYSVEDTGIGIPEDKLNRVFESFEQADEDTVSKYGGTGLGLAIVKRLVELKGGELTVNSKIDEGSTFSFYNWFTISAKPVEKPGARPDKALAPFLNVSVLVAEDNMVNQFMLSKILKDWQVQVDMVDNGRKVLDKLRNNHYDIILMDTHMPDLNGYETAKTIRVDFEEPKRSIPIISLSAASFGYEQQEALTAGMNDVLSKPFQPYQLHEKISKLLSGRTHKLKV; encoded by the coding sequence ATGACCCCTGTAAATATTCTTATTGTTGATGACAGAGAAGAGAACATAATAGCGCTTGAAGCCTTATTAAAACGCGATGACATCCGCATATTTTCTACAACATCCCCTAATGAAGCTCTTAAAATAGCCTGGGAAACCCAAATTGCCATAGCGTTGGTTGATGTGCAAATGCCCGAAATGGATGGCTTTGAATTGGTAGAGATGCTTAAATCAAATCCGCGCACCAGGGATATTATGGTAATTTTTGTTACCGCTATATCAAAGGAAACCAAATACGCCGTTAAAGGGCTGGGGACCGGCGCGGTTGATTACCTGTATAAGCCGCTCGATCCGTATATAACATCGGCCAAAGTTGATTCATTTGTACACCTTGCCCGCGCACAGGCCGAAATCAAAATAAAAAACCAGGAGTTACAAAATTATTCGATAGTTGTAAAAAACTCCGCAGATATCATTTGTTCTGTTGACGCGCAAACCCTGCGGATTGACAATATTAACCCGGCAGTTGAAAGTATTTTGGGCTTTAAACCCACCGAATTACTGGGCAAGAGCATAGTTAATCTGGCCATAACCGAGCATCAACCGGCATTTAGAAAAAAACTGGGCGAAATTATTAAAGATAATTTGCCCTTCGCGGTATTTGAAGGCAGGTTTGAACGGTTTGATAAACGGGTAATATGGGGCGAATGCCGTGCATCGTACCATAATAAAATGATATTTATCAATATCAGCGATATATCTCCTCAAAAAAGCTACCAGGAACAGCTCATCAAATCAAAGGATCAGGCAGAGTATACTAAAAAAGTTAAGGAAACTTTCCTGGCCAATATGAGCCATGAACTCCGCACACCTGTTAACGGTATTATTGGCATTACCACCATGCTGCTAAAAACTAATGTTGATGAGCAGCAAAGGGGAATGCTTGATTTATTGGAAACTTCATCAAAATCATTACTTGGGGTTATTAACGATGTGTTGGATATTTCAAAAATCGAGGCCGGGAAATTTAATATTATTCGTACTGCGAATAATGTACACGATATTATCAAATCGGTATTCGACCTCCTGAAATTCAGGGCCGATGAAAAAGACATCGAGTTTTTCTTAGAAATAGATCCTGAGTTGCCGCCGTATATGATGGTTGATTCGTTGCGTTTAAACCAGATATTGATGAACCTGCTCAGTAATGCCATTAAGTTTACCGAAAGGGGATATGTAAAGCTAAAGGTATCGGTTATACAAAAGCACGCCGATAAAGTAAGGGTAAAATATAGTGTTGAAGATACCGGCATAGGAATTCCCGAAGATAAGCTTAACCGGGTGTTTGAATCATTTGAGCAGGCCGATGAGGATACGGTGAGTAAATACGGAGGCACCGGGCTTGGGCTTGCCATAGTAAAAAGATTGGTTGAACTAAAAGGCGGCGAACTGACGGTAAACAGCAAAATTGACGAAGGCAGCACCTTCAGTTTTTATAATTGGTTCACAATTTCGGCCAAACCGGTTGAAAAGCCCGGTGCGAGACCAGATAAAGCACTTGCCCCTTTTTTAAATGTTAGTGTATTGGTAGCCGAAGATAATATGGTAAACCAGTTTATGCTATCGAAAATACTTAAAGACTGGCAGGTGCAGGTTGATATGGTTGATAACGGCCGTAAAGTGCTTGATAAGTTAAGGAACAACCATTACGATATTATATTGATGGATACCCATATGCCCGATTTGAATGGTTACGAAACGGCAAAAACTATCAGGGTTGATTTTGAGGAGCCTAAACGAAGTATACCTATTATATCACTTTCGGCAGCTTCATTTGGCTATGAGCAGCAGGAAGCTTTAACAGCCGGGATGAACGATGTGTTATCCAAACCATTTCAGCCGTATCAATTGCACGAAAAAATAAGTAAGCTATTAAGTGGTCGTACCCATAAGCTAAAAGTTTAA
- a CDS encoding CheR family methyltransferase, protein MTDTNVILTAAQITELIDLVKRMHGFDFSGYTKASLKRRITRIMQLKKLSFYDLKHALVNNQDFFQEFLEEITVNVTEMFRDPSFYKGLNSQVIPYLSTYQHSKIWVAGCSTGEEVYSMAILMREAGLSNKSFIYGTDINTEVLREARRGIYSLRNIKSYAENYQFTGLKGSISDHFTILYDAASIHNELKQNTLFSVHNLVSDGIFNEFQLISCRNVFIYFETELQEHILELFYKSLCPLGYLCLGSKETIRSDTFKKKFKVINPKENIYQKIGS, encoded by the coding sequence ATGACTGATACTAACGTAATTTTAACCGCAGCCCAAATAACCGAACTTATCGACCTTGTAAAAAGGATGCATGGGTTTGATTTTTCGGGCTACACCAAAGCCTCATTAAAGCGCAGGATTACCAGGATTATGCAGCTTAAAAAACTAAGCTTTTATGACCTTAAGCATGCGCTGGTAAACAACCAGGACTTTTTCCAGGAGTTTTTGGAAGAGATAACCGTGAATGTTACAGAGATGTTTCGCGACCCTTCGTTTTACAAAGGTTTAAACAGCCAGGTTATCCCCTACCTTTCCACTTATCAACATTCTAAAATATGGGTAGCAGGCTGCTCAACCGGCGAGGAGGTATATTCGATGGCCATCCTGATGCGTGAAGCGGGCCTTAGCAATAAATCGTTCATTTACGGCACCGATATTAACACTGAGGTACTAAGGGAAGCCCGCCGGGGCATATACAGCTTGCGTAATATAAAAAGTTATGCAGAAAATTATCAATTTACGGGGCTGAAAGGTTCTATTTCAGATCATTTTACTATCTTGTACGATGCAGCTTCGATACACAATGAATTGAAACAAAATACGTTGTTTTCGGTACATAACCTCGTTTCAGATGGGATATTCAACGAGTTTCAGCTTATAAGTTGCCGTAACGTATTTATTTATTTTGAAACTGAGTTGCAGGAACACATCCTCGAGCTTTTTTATAAAAGTTTATGCCCATTGGGCTACTTGTGCCTGGGGAGTAAAGAAACAATCCGTTCAGATACTTTTAAAAAGAAGTTTAAGGTGATTAATCCAAAGGAAAATATTTATCAAAAAATTGGCTCCTGA
- a CDS encoding imelysin family protein, whose translation MKNNLLVLVCVAALGLGACSKSNTTTTPVTTDVEAQVINDFVSVVANPNYVQIQANAVVLQTAVTTLIATPNAANLLAAQNAWKATRAPWEACEGFLFGPVEDNDYDPTMDSWPLNKLDVDGLLASSGSLAVADIDKLDGTAKGFHAIEYIIFGVGGTKKATDITAREKLFLASTTQSLVNTTTQLRDSWAATGGNYSATVTTAGKGSAVFKTRKDLFKAMVGAMSDICNEVGTGKMEDPYAARDSTLDESSFSHNSTTDFTNNIKGILNVYTCSYNGANGTASLSTLVAAKNASLDAKIKTQYNAVLALFGTITQTFEKAIYNQRGQIKATQDAIATLQTTLSVDLNAFIEANIAD comes from the coding sequence ATGAAAAATAACTTACTCGTATTGGTTTGCGTAGCCGCCCTCGGTTTGGGTGCCTGCAGCAAAAGCAATACAACAACCACACCGGTAACAACCGACGTAGAAGCCCAGGTGATAAATGATTTTGTGAGCGTTGTTGCAAATCCCAATTACGTACAGATACAGGCAAACGCAGTGGTGTTGCAAACGGCGGTTACTACTTTAATTGCTACCCCAAATGCAGCCAATCTTTTAGCTGCGCAAAATGCCTGGAAAGCCACCCGTGCGCCATGGGAAGCATGCGAAGGCTTTTTGTTTGGGCCGGTTGAAGACAACGATTACGACCCCACAATGGATAGCTGGCCGCTAAACAAGCTTGATGTTGATGGCTTACTGGCCAGTTCGGGCTCATTGGCTGTTGCCGACATTGACAAGCTTGATGGCACAGCTAAAGGCTTTCACGCTATTGAATATATCATATTTGGCGTTGGTGGCACCAAAAAGGCCACGGATATTACAGCCCGTGAAAAACTATTCCTGGCCTCAACAACACAAAGCCTGGTAAATACCACTACCCAGCTACGCGACAGCTGGGCTGCCACAGGCGGCAACTACTCGGCAACGGTAACAACGGCAGGTAAAGGAAGTGCCGTATTCAAAACCCGCAAAGACCTATTTAAAGCAATGGTTGGTGCAATGTCGGATATCTGCAACGAAGTTGGCACCGGTAAAATGGAAGATCCGTATGCCGCACGCGACAGCACATTGGATGAATCGTCGTTTTCGCATAACTCCACTACCGATTTTACAAACAATATCAAGGGTATCCTTAATGTGTATACCTGTTCCTACAATGGGGCAAACGGCACCGCGAGCCTAAGCACATTGGTAGCGGCAAAAAATGCCTCGCTGGATGCCAAAATCAAAACACAGTACAATGCGGTATTGGCTTTATTTGGCACCATAACCCAAACTTTTGAAAAAGCCATATACAACCAACGCGGCCAAATCAAAGCTACACAAGACGCTATAGCCACGTTACAAACAACCTTGAGCGTTGACTTAAACGCTTTTATTGAAGCAAATATCGCAGACTAA
- a CDS encoding di-heme oxidoreductase family protein — protein sequence MKKLKVVGVLALLVLILSECQKAAQFPDTGYDERLSGGITTVFDLTSHAFSNMFPGMSDYDQKVHGFGDAAFSKIFVTAPAPINSGLGTIFNNTSCISCHHNDGIGLPTAGESRSSLLVRISLPGADAHGGPLPVPGYGLQLQDKAVFGQVPEAKINIAYTYTTYSFADGETYELRAPTYTLTNLYTAISGSYLLSPRLAPPMFGLGLLEAVPESEIVAMADPNDADGDGIKGKPNYVWDVTTQSRQLGRFGWKANTASILTQVAAAYNQDIGITNRIFPVESSFGQIQDDGLKDDPELPDSTLNAVRFYAATLAVPARRDVTDADCKKGEALFKAAKCAVCHRQTLTTGVNVAFAPVSNQVIHPYTDILVHDMGPGLADNRPDFLASGQEWRTASLWGLGLFEKVNSPGYYLHDGRARSVTEAIMWHGGEAEASKVYFSKLSKSDRALVLKFLGSL from the coding sequence GTGAAAAAGTTAAAGGTAGTAGGCGTATTAGCACTTTTGGTACTTATTTTATCAGAATGCCAAAAGGCTGCGCAGTTTCCTGATACAGGATATGACGAGCGCCTGTCGGGCGGAATAACTACGGTATTTGATCTTACATCTCATGCGTTCAGCAACATGTTCCCCGGCATGTCAGATTATGATCAAAAGGTACATGGCTTTGGCGATGCTGCTTTTAGCAAAATATTTGTTACCGCCCCTGCACCCATTAACAGCGGGTTAGGCACTATTTTTAATAATACATCATGTATATCGTGCCATCATAATGATGGTATTGGCTTGCCTACCGCGGGGGAATCCCGTTCTTCGCTGCTGGTACGCATCAGCCTGCCTGGCGCCGACGCCCATGGCGGCCCCCTTCCGGTACCCGGTTATGGTTTGCAATTACAGGATAAGGCTGTATTTGGCCAGGTACCCGAGGCTAAAATAAATATTGCCTACACTTATACCACTTACAGTTTTGCCGACGGCGAAACTTATGAATTAAGGGCGCCCACTTATACGCTTACTAATTTATATACAGCCATATCCGGCAGTTACCTGCTGTCGCCCCGCCTGGCGCCGCCAATGTTTGGCCTGGGTTTGCTGGAGGCCGTGCCCGAAAGTGAAATTGTAGCCATGGCCGACCCTAACGATGCTGATGGCGACGGCATAAAAGGCAAGCCCAACTACGTTTGGGACGTTACTACACAATCGCGCCAGTTGGGCAGGTTTGGATGGAAGGCCAATACGGCATCGATACTGACGCAGGTTGCAGCTGCTTATAACCAGGACATAGGCATTACCAACAGGATATTCCCGGTTGAAAGCAGTTTCGGACAAATTCAGGATGATGGCTTGAAAGATGACCCGGAATTACCGGATAGCACCTTAAATGCCGTCAGGTTTTATGCCGCAACCCTCGCCGTGCCGGCCCGCCGCGACGTTACCGATGCCGATTGCAAAAAGGGAGAGGCGTTATTTAAGGCCGCCAAATGTGCCGTTTGCCACCGGCAAACCCTTACTACTGGGGTAAATGTAGCTTTCGCGCCGGTATCAAACCAGGTGATACACCCTTACACCGATATACTTGTACATGACATGGGCCCCGGTCTTGCCGATAACCGCCCCGACTTTTTGGCCAGCGGACAGGAATGGCGCACCGCCTCGCTTTGGGGCCTCGGTTTATTCGAAAAAGTGAACAGCCCAGGCTATTATTTACATGATGGCCGCGCACGATCCGTAACGGAAGCCATTATGTGGCACGGTGGCGAGGCGGAAGCTTCTAAAGTATACTTCTCCAAACTATCGAAGTCAGACAGGGCATTGGTATTGAAGTTTTTAGGAAGTTTGTAA
- a CDS encoding heme exporter protein CcmB, which produces MKLVQETVHLLKKEILLEWRSKYAFNGVLLYVVSTVFVCYISFNQSSGLSGTTAYPLVWNVLFWIIMLFASVNAIAKSFMQESKSRLLYYYSIASPQAIILSKTIYNILLMTLISFLALLVYQVFFTNKLGDLWFYLLAVLMGSISFSTVFTMISAIASKAGNNGTLMAILSFPVIIPVILILIRLSKRAMDGIERSLSYGDIGVLFAINAIVITTALLLFPYLWRD; this is translated from the coding sequence ATGAAGCTTGTTCAGGAAACCGTCCATTTGTTAAAAAAAGAAATTTTGCTGGAGTGGCGGTCAAAATATGCTTTTAACGGCGTTTTACTTTACGTAGTATCTACCGTGTTTGTTTGCTATATCTCGTTCAATCAAAGCTCAGGCCTAAGCGGCACTACAGCCTACCCGCTGGTATGGAATGTCTTGTTTTGGATCATTATGTTGTTTGCATCGGTGAATGCCATTGCCAAAAGCTTTATGCAGGAGAGTAAAAGCCGGTTACTGTATTACTACTCCATTGCCAGCCCACAGGCCATTATACTTTCAAAAACCATATACAATATTTTGCTGATGACGCTCATTAGCTTTTTAGCCTTGCTGGTATACCAGGTTTTTTTCACCAATAAACTTGGCGACTTATGGTTTTATTTGCTGGCGGTATTAATGGGCAGCATCAGCTTTTCAACCGTATTTACCATGATATCGGCCATAGCATCCAAAGCCGGCAATAACGGCACGCTCATGGCTATTTTAAGCTTCCCGGTAATTATTCCGGTGATACTCATACTTATCCGCCTAAGCAAAAGAGCAATGGATGGTATAGAACGCAGCCTGAGTTACGGCGATATCGGCGTTCTTTTTGCCATTAACGCCATTGTAATTACAACAGCATTATTGCTTTTTCCTTATTTGTGGCGCGATTGA
- a CDS encoding chemotaxis protein CheB, which produces MAPDKNLLERWKSAEILLLGGSAGSFKILFQIVKLLAPDLNKTVIIVIHRKKNFFSEIEKLFAENSRMLMREIGDKDILNKNTIYIAPANYHTLIEKEGTFALDVSEPVWFSKPSIDVTFESAAEVYKERCIAILLSGANQDGAEGLLKLRNSGATTIAQHPEDAEMTEMPTAAINIGAAEYILHTDEIFTLLST; this is translated from the coding sequence TTGGCTCCTGATAAAAACCTGCTTGAACGTTGGAAATCTGCCGAAATACTGCTACTCGGTGGCTCTGCCGGTTCGTTTAAAATATTGTTTCAGATAGTTAAACTATTGGCTCCCGACCTAAACAAAACTGTAATTATTGTAATTCATCGCAAAAAAAATTTTTTTAGCGAGATTGAAAAACTGTTTGCAGAAAACAGCCGTATGTTAATGCGCGAAATTGGCGACAAGGATATTCTAAATAAGAATACTATTTACATAGCGCCCGCAAATTACCATACTTTAATTGAAAAAGAGGGAACATTTGCACTTGACGTATCGGAACCGGTTTGGTTTTCAAAGCCATCTATTGATGTAACGTTTGAAAGCGCGGCCGAAGTTTATAAAGAGCGTTGCATTGCCATATTGCTATCAGGTGCAAACCAGGATGGTGCGGAAGGATTGCTTAAATTAAGAAATAGCGGCGCCACCACCATTGCACAGCATCCGGAAGATGCCGAAATGACCGAAATGCCAACGGCTGCAATTAATATTGGAGCCGCAGAATATATTTTACATACTGACGAAATTTTTACATTATTAAGTACATAG
- a CDS encoding NmrA family NAD(P)-binding protein — MKIIVTGSLGNISKPLVKQLIEAGHQVTVIGSDKNKAAAIGALGAVAAIGSLADTAFLADTFTGADAVYAMVPPNFGAANLRQYMGDTGKSYAEAIQKSGVKKVVALSSIGAHLSEGTGPIKGIHDVEGILSGLPGVAVKFIRAPFFYVNLLNDIPAIKHQGILGSNYPADARLVMVHPRDIADAVAEELQADFTGKSVRYIVSDESTTAQVATALGKAIGKPELQWTGFSDEQALQGMLQHGLPPEMAKNFVEMGTAVRSGIIWEDYDLHKPAQSGKVKLEDFAREFAEIYNS; from the coding sequence ATGAAAATCATCGTAACAGGTTCATTAGGCAATATCAGCAAACCATTGGTAAAGCAATTAATTGAGGCAGGACACCAGGTAACCGTCATCGGCAGCGATAAAAATAAAGCCGCGGCTATCGGAGCATTAGGCGCCGTGGCGGCTATCGGTTCATTAGCAGATACCGCATTCCTTGCAGACACTTTTACCGGTGCAGATGCAGTTTACGCCATGGTACCGCCAAACTTTGGTGCCGCTAACTTAAGGCAATATATGGGCGACACAGGTAAAAGCTATGCCGAAGCTATCCAAAAATCGGGAGTTAAAAAGGTGGTAGCGTTAAGTAGTATCGGCGCACATTTAAGTGAAGGAACCGGGCCGATAAAAGGTATTCACGATGTGGAAGGTATTTTGAGTGGCTTACCAGGAGTAGCTGTCAAATTCATTCGGGCGCCTTTCTTTTATGTGAATTTGCTTAATGATATTCCGGCTATTAAGCACCAGGGAATTTTGGGATCAAACTATCCGGCTGATGCCAGGCTTGTGATGGTACACCCACGGGATATTGCCGATGCCGTTGCCGAAGAACTGCAAGCCGATTTTACCGGCAAAAGTGTACGCTACATTGTGAGCGACGAAAGTACAACCGCCCAGGTAGCAACAGCTTTAGGCAAAGCCATTGGTAAACCCGAATTGCAATGGACTGGTTTTAGCGACGAGCAGGCGCTTCAGGGGATGTTGCAGCATGGTTTGCCGCCCGAGATGGCCAAAAACTTTGTAGAAATGGGCACAGCCGTACGTAGTGGAATAATCTGGGAAGATTATGACCTCCACAAACCCGCCCAATCGGGCAAGGTAAAACTCGAAGATTTTGCCAGGGAATTTGCCGAAATTTATAACAGCTAA
- a CDS encoding methylated-DNA--[protein]-cysteine S-methyltransferase: protein MTVAYYRTPIGIVRITQTDEFISGISIRDEEYEIEPACTPLLQMAIDQLQEYFDGTRKTFDFPIRQPGTDFQQQVWESLLTIEYGTTTTYLQQSQQMNNPLAIRAIAAANGKNNLWVVVPCHRVIGSDGSLTGYAGGLWRKQWLLQHEANVMGVGQTRLNF, encoded by the coding sequence ATGACCGTAGCCTATTATCGTACCCCCATCGGAATCGTTCGGATTACACAGACTGATGAATTTATTTCGGGGATCTCTATCCGGGATGAAGAATATGAGATAGAGCCGGCCTGTACCCCGTTGTTGCAGATGGCTATTGACCAGTTGCAGGAATACTTTGATGGCACAAGAAAAACCTTCGATTTTCCTATCAGGCAGCCTGGCACCGATTTTCAGCAACAGGTTTGGGAATCCCTGTTAACTATTGAGTACGGCACCACAACAACTTATCTGCAGCAATCTCAACAAATGAACAACCCATTGGCGATAAGGGCCATTGCTGCCGCCAATGGGAAAAATAACCTTTGGGTTGTAGTTCCCTGCCATCGGGTGATAGGGTCAGACGGCAGTTTAACCGGCTACGCGGGCGGCCTTTGGCGTAAGCAATGGCTGCTGCAACACGAAGCCAACGTTATGGGCGTAGGACAAACCAGGTTAAACTTTTAG